GCGAGCTGCGGCGCCGGGGGCACGAACCCTGCACTTACGTGATCCTGCTCACCTCCCGTGGCACGGTCGAGGAGGTCGTCGTCGGCTTGGAAGCCGGTGCCGACGACGACCTCACCAAGCCGTTCGACGCTCACGAGCTGCGGGTGCGGCTGCGGACCGGACAGCGCATCGTCGAGCTGCCACGGACAGTTGATCCTGCAGGCCGCTCTCGAGGCGCTGCGCGGCAACTCGATCACCAACGAAGGGCTCACCTTCTCGAGCTGGGAAGTCGTCAGCGGCAACGTGGTGCCGGTCTCGATCGCCTTCCCGGCGCTCGAGCGCGCGACGCAGGTCGTGTTCGTGGGGCACTCCGGGGGTGCCCACGGTCTTCACCGCAACGCCGATCGTCTCGCCGATCATTCGCGCGGCTGGACGGCGTTTGCCGGCGACGTGGGCGCGGTCCTCGACGCCAACTTCCTGCCTGCGGCGGAGAACGAGGTCGACGTCGATCCGTCCCGGACGGGCGACTTCTACAGCGGCATCCGGAGCGGTGCGACGCCCGAGGTGGCGTCTACGACGGACAGCCGGACGATACCGCCCCGCTCTCGCCCTACCTCGAGCAGTACACGAGCTACCTGCCGTCGCCCGGTGCCTCGCTCGACACGATCTTCGACACCTCCTGCGTGGCGGAGCATGCGGCGGCGGGCGACGCGTGGAAATGCCGCAGCCGTCAGCATGTGCTCGCCCACCACATCTCGGCACCGATCCTCGTCCGCGAGGACCTCTCGGACCCGAACGACGAGCACACCCATGGCGGCGACGGCAACGTCGTCTGGTGGGGTCGCTGGGCAAGCTCGCCGAGCCGCACGGTCTTCGGACACGATCCCTGTCCGCCGGTGCTGACGCCCGGGGACGGGTCGCCGTACCGCGCACGATTGGAAGCCCAGGCGCAGACGCTGGTCAGCGGCTGCGCCACGCGCTCCGAGCTCGCGACCGGCGCGGACGCGAGCGGGCTGCCGCCCAGCCTCGCCGTCTTCATGCCGGACGGTGCGACCCACG
This genomic window from Holophagales bacterium contains:
- a CDS encoding response regulator; the protein is MGRNSHRRLLEGCGVGRCSKPDPLTARRASGKRGRRGTTDVDDGVARSPHLPGAAGARSASPGRRSRRPCRGRRPRKRCARFAGGAGARAATGPPALSKPRGWCTLRDLLADDNAVSRRVLEVTLQRLGFTPLVVEDGLEALAVLSAENAPLLAVLDWVMPGMEGIEVCRELRRRGHEPCTYVILLTSRGTVEEVVVGLEAGADDDLTKPFDAHELRVRLRTGQRIVELPRTVDPAGRSRGAARQLDHQRRAHLLELGSRQRQRGAGLDRLPGARARDAGRVRGALRGCPRSSPQRRSSRRSFARLDGVCRRRGRGPRRQLPACGGERGRRRSVPDGRLLQRHPERCDARGGVYDGQPDDTAPLSPYLEQYTSYLPSPGASLDTIFDTSCVAEHAAAGDAWKCRSRQHVLAHHISAPILVREDLSDPNDEHTHGGDGNVVWWGRWASSPSRTVFGHDPCPPVLTPGDGSPYRARLEAQAQTLVSGCATRSELATGADASGLPPSLAVFMPDGATHEGTYSSDSFFDFRVVDATSSRSLRQMVETLVRSPATGYLERPADGLGKAISVCGVALPFLEDRESGTLAQ